A stretch of Ipomoea triloba cultivar NCNSP0323 chromosome 11, ASM357664v1 DNA encodes these proteins:
- the LOC115996140 gene encoding putative late blight resistance protein homolog R1A-4 has translation MKKEKAQLSRKDTNEEVLLLLNPRSSKIKFRGTITNIYYEIPVKTLVNLWAAEGFFGAVSNQNLEEVAMECLQDLIDRSLVLVGKQSYNGKIKTIMMHDLLRDLCLREARCENLLNLIGNDYDGVVERELQHLFPEACPWISIRPRCFNIEFRSMCYDKGHSLHSFDHNIDFNIKVLCHFKLLRVVDMKLGLLRHFGEKVLYMKNLVHLMKNLVHLRYLGLFICAVVGPLKLKFFEHWNMQSFIVHGCCVILDSSEASRIWKMPLLRNFYVEKNPFTLEASDVVHRNIETIFWLRPECCKKDLFTRIPNLKKLGIQGGMDFENENSDGFYNLVHLGQLEKLSIKGWDLEFRDRGIQWATNFLPNLKKLKFFKTRLPWSNMRLIGMLPNLEVLKLIHACLGKEWKTSEGGFRQLKRLVIESKCLEYWNAVGDHFPVLEHLDLSGCDLLRKIPIEFADITTLALIQLKKCRYSVLVSALCIQDEQRRYGNDGLCVRSKHTQVSPVPNGL, from the exons ATGAAAAAGGAGAAAGCTCAACTCTCAAGGAAGGAT ACAAATGAGGAGGTGCTTCTGCTGCTGAATCCCAGATCTTCAAAAATCAAGTTTAGAGGCACAATTACCAATATCT ATTATGAAATCCCTGTAAAGACATTAGTTAATTTGTGGGCAGCAGAAGGATTTTTCGGGGCAGTGAGCAATCAGAATCTGGAAGAAGTGGCCATGGAATGCTTGCAAGATCTTATTGATAGAAGTCTTGTTCTAGTTGGTAAACAGAGCTACAATGGTAAAATCAAGACAATTATGATGCACGATCTCTTGCGAGACTTGTGCTTGAGAGAAGCTAGGTGTGAAAATCTCTTGAATCTCATTGGAAATGATTATGATGGTGTTGTTGAGAGGGAATTACAACACTTGTTTCCAGAAGCTTGTCCTTGGATAAGTATTAGACCAAGATGTTTCAATATTGAATTCAGATCTATGTGCTATGACAAAGGCCATTCCTTACACTCTTTTGATCATAATATTGATTTTAACATTAAGGTGCTTTGTCACTTCAAACTATTAAGAGTAGTAGATATGAAACTTGGATTATTGCGGCATTTTGGAGAGAAGGTACTATATATGAAAAATCTTGTTCATTTGATGAAAAATCTTGTTCATTTGAGATACTTAGGTTTGTTCATATGCGCAGTAGTAGGTCCTCTTAAACTAAAGTTCTTTGAGCATTGGAATATGCAAAGTTTTATTGTCCATGGATGTTGTGTTATATTGGATTCTTCTGAGGCTTCTAGGATTTGGAAAATGCCATTATTAAGGAATTTTTATGTCGAAAAAAATCCTTTTACATTAGAAGCTTCGGATGTTGTTCATAGAAACATAGAGACAATATTTTGGTTGCGTCCCGAGTGTTGTAAAAAGGATCTTTTTACAAGgattccaaatttaaaaaaattggggaTTCAAGGTGGAATggattttgaaaatgaaaattcagATGGTTTTTATAATTTGGTGCACTTGGGACAACTTGAGAAACTAAGCATCAAAGGGTGGGATCTCGAATTTCGGGATAGGGGCATCCAATGGGCAACTAATTTTCTACCGAACCTTAAGAAGCTCAAATTCTTCAAGACTAGGTTGCCATGGAGTAATATGAGGCTTATTGGTATGTTGCCAAATCTAGAAGTTCTAAAACTGATACATGCTTGCCTAGGCAAAGAGTGGAAGACATCCGAGGGAGGTTTTCGTCAATTAAAAAGGTTGGTAATTGAAAGCAAGTGTCTCGAATATTGGAATGCAGTGGGTGACCATTTTCCTGTGCTCGAGCATTTAGACTTAAGTGGTTGCGATTTGTTGCGAAAGATCCCTATAGAGTTTGCTGATATCACCACACTTGCATTGATTCAGTTAAAGAAGTGTCGTTATTCCGTTTTGGTTTCCGCTTTGTGTATTCAAGATGAGCAGCGAAGGTATGGAAATGATGGCCTCTGTGTTCGTTCCAAACATACTCAGGTCTCTCCCGTCCCAAACGGCCTGTGA